Proteins encoded in a region of the Vicia villosa cultivar HV-30 ecotype Madison, WI linkage group LG5, Vvil1.0, whole genome shotgun sequence genome:
- the LOC131607544 gene encoding (3S,6E)-nerolidol synthase 1-like — MAFPLHFVQKISPNKSSTIMAINVYEPMHAHCSFRNKTINCTLSFNQINISKTAKTKETLHIRHAKALDEVKRLFVSQSTDERLSMVDSIQRLGIEYHFEDEIEATLQRKHMMLRFQNIQGLSQIAFQFRMLRQQGYYISPDMFNIFLDNKGKLKDTFCEDINGLIALFEASQLSIEGEDSLDIAGQFCRKYLNEWSSTFHDHPQVNFVTHTLMCPTHKTLSRFTPTIIQSQNVPWTNSLQQLSKIDTQMVSSLHLKEIFAVSKWWKDLGLSKDLEFARDDPIKWYMWTMACIPDPRFSDVRIEVTKPLSLIYIIDDLFDNYGNIDQLTLFTEAVKRWDLAAVEQLPDCMKICFKALYDTTNEFALRTHLKTGWNPISSLIKSWIKLLNAFLQEAKWFASGHVPTLEDYLKSAIVSTGVHLVLVHAFFYMGQDITNKTVSIIDDFPTIISTTSTILRLCDDLEGDKDINCDGNDGSYSKCYMKDNPGVCIGQTREHMSKQISDAWKQLNKECLNTNELPSSFTKLCLNAARMVPMMYSYDGDTPSKLEKYVTSLLYDDCDYLQNIHSPTYYF, encoded by the exons ATGGCTTTTCCTCTCCATTTTGTTCAAAAAATTTCTCCAAACAAAAGCTCAACTATTATGGCTATCAACGTGTATGAACCCATGCATGCCCATTGTAGTTTCCGCAATAAAACCATTAATTGTACTCTTTCCTTTAACCAAATTAATATATCTAAAACTGCAAAAACCAAG GAAACTCTTCATATAAGACATGCTAAAGCATTGGATGAAGTTAAGCGTTTATTTGTTAGCCAAAGTACAGATGAACGTTTATCTATGGTAGACTCAATCCAAAGATTAGGCATTGAATATCACTTTGAAGATGAAATTGAAGCAACTCTTCAAAGAAAGCATATGATGCTCAGATTCCAGAATATCCAAGGACTGTCACAAATCGCATTCCAATTTCGTATGTTAAGACAACAAGGTTATTACATTAGCCCAG ACATGTTCAACATTTTCTTGGACAATAAAGGCAAACTCAAGGATACATTTTGTGAGGATATAAATGGTTTGATTGCATTGTTTGAAGCCTCTCAATTAAGCATAGAAGGAGAAGATTCTCTTGACATTGCAGGACAGTTCTGCCGCAAGTACCTTAACGAGTGGTCTTCAACGTTTCATGACCACCCTCAAGTCAATTTTGTTACACATACATTAATGTGTCCTACTCATAAAACTTTGTCCAGATTCACACCAACAATAATTCAATCACAAAATGTACCATGGACAAATTCTTTACAACAGCTTTCCAAAATTGATACTCAAATGGTTTCCTCTTTACATCTCAAGGAAATTTTCGCAGTTTCCAA ATGGTGGAAAGACTTAGGTTTGTCAAAAGACTTGGAATTTGCTAGAGATGATCCCATTAAATGGTATATGTGGACTATGGCGTGTATTCCAGATCCACGTTTCTCGGATGTAAGGATCGAGGTTACAAAGCCTCTGTCTCTAATCTACATCATTGATGATCTATTTGATAACTATGGAAACATTGATCAGCTCACTCTCTTTACAGAAGCTGTTAAAAG ATGGGATTTGGCAGCCGTTGAACAATTACCAGACTGCATGAAAATATGTTTCAAGGCTCTCTATGACACAACCAATGAATTTGCACTTAGGACACATCTCAAAACTGGATGGAACCCTATAAGTTCACTGATAAAATCG TGGATAAAACTCTTGAATGCATTTCTGCAAGAAGCAAAATGGTTTGCTTCGGGGCATGTTCCAACGTTAGAGGACTATTTGAAAAGTGCAATAGTGAGCACCGGTGTGCATCTGGTCCTtgttcatgctttcttttacatGGGCCAAGATATAACCAACAAAACTGTTTCTATAATCGACGACTTCCCAACCATCATATCTACAACCTCGACAATTCTACGTCTGTGCGATGATCTTGAAGGAGACAAG GATATTAATTGTGATGGTAATGATGGTTCATATTCAAAGTGTTACATGAAGGATAACCCAGGAGTTTGTATTGGACAAACAAGAGAACATATGAGTAAACAAATTTCAGATGCATGGAAACAACTCAACAAAGAATGTTTGAACACAAATGAGTTACCATCATCTTTTACTAAACTTTGTCTAAATGCTGCAAGGATGGTACCTATGATGTATAGTTATGATGGTGATACTCCTTCAAAACTAGAGAAGTATGTGACATCATTGCTTTATGATGATTGTGACTACTTACAAAATATTCACTCCCCAACATATTATTTTTAG